The window CACCCGGGTGGTTTTCATGGTAATCCCGGAAAAAGAGGGGGTTCAGGCACCGCCCGACCCTAGCGCCGTTTTACGTACTCCACCATGCCGATGACGACGATGCCGGCGATGAGGAAGATGCCGCCGTCGACGAGGATGGTGCCGGACATAGCGGCCTTTTCGTAGAGCATCCTGGTCGAACCGAGCATCAGGCCGGTGAGGAAGGCGAGCATCGCGGTCTTGTGGTTCTTCAGGAGATATTTGAGGGCCTTCGTGAAGAGGAGGAGACCGGTGAGGCCGCCGACCATGAAGGTGACGATCTCGGGGAGGGCGAATGACTTGAGCGCCGCGAGCATGAACTCGTACTGGTTGAGGATGAGGGTCATGTAGGCGCCCGATATGCCGGGGAGGACCATGGCGCAGATCGCCACCATCCCGGTCAGAAAGATCACCGGCAGGGAGTGGCCGGCGTCGAGGTGGCCGAGGCCGGTCAGGAAAAACCCGGCGACGGTTCCGGCGAGAAGGAAGGCCAGGCCCGCAAGGCCGGGCGAGCGGATCTCCCGGAAG is drawn from Methanofollis sp. and contains these coding sequences:
- a CDS encoding DUF368 domain-containing protein produces the protein MTMRRELREHAGIYLRGLMMGACDVIPGVSGGTIALITGIYERLIGAIGAVDPGSLKHVLHGDFGAFRNDLEKIDFPFLIVLVAGIATAFLAMSGVILYLLGYHGVETYSFFIGLIIASAVVLFREIRSPGLAGLAFLLAGTVAGFFLTGLGHLDAGHSLPVIFLTGMVAICAMVLPGISGAYMTLILNQYEFMLAALKSFALPEIVTFMVGGLTGLLLFTKALKYLLKNHKTAMLAFLTGLMLGSTRMLYEKAAMSGTILVDGGIFLIAGIVVIGMVEYVKRR